The genomic stretch TTCCCCTTCCCCAGTGTCCTTTAAGAATTGCAGTATTGCTTTTAATAGGTCTCCATTTTCCTGATGCTCTTACTAGGTGTTGCAGTGAAAATTTGgatatttaaagatatttaaaagtTTTCCATATATCCCCTTTCAATGGTACACTGTGCACTCCCAAAGGAGTTGATCAGCTCTTTCCTGGACCTTGCCTGTTCTGTCTTCATGTTTGTTTATTAGAAACAAATTTATTGTTTGAGCCACAATGACTAGTTAAAATTCTAAATAGAGCCACTTCACTCCGTCTCTCAGGGCCTTGGAGTATGAGTATTTTCGACTCTTGGGCACGTTTCATAGGATTGGacgggacctcgagaggtcatctagtccagtcccctgcactcatggcaggactaagtattatctagaccatcccggacaggggtttgtccaacctgctcttaaaaatctccaatgatgaagattccacaacctccctaggcaatttattccagtgcttaactaccctgacaggaagtttttcctaatgtccaacttaaaccacccttgctgcaatttaagcccattgcttcttgtcctgtcctccgAGGtgaagaagaacaatttttctccctccttcttgtaacaactttttcacccgatgaagtgagctgtagctcacgaaagcttatgctcaaataaatttgttagtctctaaggtgccacaagtactccttttctttttgcgaacctttTCACAGCATCTTTCCCTCTTCGTTTCTTTGGGCCCATATTTCCTGCTGTTAACTCATTTTCAATTAGATTTTTAACCTAGTTTACTTACAGGGGTGTCTAAATCAACTTGCTTGTGTTTAACAGCAATTTTTGCCACTTTGTCGTTGCCCACCACCTCTTTGTGTGCTAGGATCTATGCTATCACTGCGATTACACCCAGCTTCATCAGTTCTGTTGTTAATGGTAACGTTTCATTACATGGAGCATTTCCGCTTCCGAAGAGTGGTTTCTGATCTCCTGGAGTCCTGATAAGGAATCAGACAGGAGGACCACAGTGGCTGGGCGAACATCTATGACCCAATTTAACGCCAGCATTTTCACAGCCAGTTCAGTCGTTGAAACGGCCCCAAAGTTTGATAGCGGTACAGCTTTCTTGATCCCGCATATAGGAACGCAGAATGCTGCTCCCAATTTTCCTGTTGTCATATCTTTGGCGGGGATACTATACAGACTTATCACAGACATATTGATTTGCTATGTCTTATATGCTTAACAtgccttttcctctttgtttCACTATACAATTCTGTATCTACCTCCGAAGGTATAATTTTCCAGTGTTAATGCATTTTCCCAAAGCTATAGATTTTTATCCTCTTCTGGATCTTTCTCTACACTAAGATCCTTTGTCCATGTTTTAACCCTCCTTACATGAGGCATTTTGAGTTTTTGCCCTACACgtcatccatttaaaaaaagaaaaggagtacttgtggcaccttagagactaacaaatttattagagcataagcttcgatgaagtgagctgtagctcacgaaagcttatgatctaataaatttgttagtctctaaggtgccacaagtactccttttctttttgcgaatacagactaacacggctgctactctgaaaccatccatttAAAAGTGTATCTATTCACTGTTTCCAATTATGTTAGCCCCAAAGGTTACATGTAAAAGCTTCATTCTTAAGGTAATGGGCATTTCACCTACAGCTATCCGCCCTTCACAGCAGCGTTGTGATGAAGGCACCACATGCAGTATGCTACAGTCTGCTGAGCTTGGATTGAGTCAAGGGTTCTCAAATTGGTTTTTGATGCTGAACTGAAATCCTGGCACCGTAATCAATAACTGGTCTTATATTAGTGTTCTGTGCAGTGTTACTGCTGCTTTTTGCTCTGCACCCTAGGAAGTTCCAGAAATACTTTTGAAGTAGGCTGTTCTGCCTTCTCTCTAATATTTTCAATATGATCCTTCCGTGTGAGCTTGTTGCTAAATATCACATCTAAAAATGTGAAGCTTTTAACTACGCTTATTTGCGGCCCATATAGATACAATTTATAATCTCATTCAATTTTCCTTTTAGTGACTGTTGTTCCCTTAGTTTTGTCAGTGAGAATGTAAAGCCCCATGTTTCCCTGTTCCGCCCCCTTGCCTCATCTCTACCCTGGAAGCCTGATTTAGCCACAAGACCTGACTGTCATGTGACTTTCTCATTCTCCCCACCTATGGAGGTGAGCTATTTATGTGACAGGTGGGGCTAGACCCAGCtcccttaaaggggccagccaccctgtgacagagGACTGggtcctgctgctcctggggaaaTTGCAGGTAAAGTTCCTTCTGCTCTTAGCAGGGGGCCCCCCCTGTCATCACCTGAGATTAACCCTTTCAGTTGTAACTCGCTGTAGAGCTCCATGGGACATTCCCTTAGCGAGAGAATTTGAAGTCAGTTGCCCAGTTTCCATTAGTGCCTCTGCAGACCGTTTGCACCATGGGGAGGAGCTGTACTGTTCTAACTGTGCATGGCTAAGATGGCACGGCTgttgtgtgtagacaaagcccacCTCAATTAGGCTAACCCATAGCGGTAGCACTCTAATCATATTGGCCtagttaaagcaatacaaagCCCTAATGTTGATGTGGTAATACTGGTGCGTCCCTATTTATTATGTCTTTTTTATATGATCTGTATTTAGACTATAAGGTCTTTGAGACAGGCACCATCTAGGAtcatttattaggtgtattacagtagtcCCTGAGAACCCCAGTGATGGACCAGGGCcctattatgctaggtgctgtggGTACACAGAACGCCCCAGCTCATTTTGAGTTGTGATGGCAACTCCCTCCCTGGGTGGATGGAGCGGGGCTGGATGTGGGGTGTAAAGGGCGGAACAAGGCTAGACATGGGTGGAGTTCCAGTTTTCTTGTGCCTGCACCAAACCTGCAACCTTAATAAACTGGGCCCACAACTTTCTGACATAGCCTTGTATGCAGCCTCTTGGTGCTTTAATGTCCATTTAATGCCCAAGTTGTACTGGTGCAACGTTCGCatggagacaagccctcaggaacTGGTTTAAGCGGAACCAGAATAAACCCACTCTGAAACTGAAGTAGGGGATTGCACCAGTCTTACTAAGGCCATGTCCTCACTGAAAACGCTGCAGCTGCTCCCCTTTACCACTTCAGTGTGTAGACGCTACCGTGATGAGAGGGGTTCTACCATCACTGTAGTtcatccactccctccccccccccccgaaagaaGCAGTacctaggttgatggaaaaattcttccgttGACTTAGCTagtgcctcttggggaggtggattgctTACCACAGTGGGAGAACTCCTTCTGTTGACGTAGGTAGTGTTTACTCTGAAGAACTGCTGTTGTAGCATTTAAAGAGTAGACAAACCGTGAATTAAACCAGTGTAGCTCTCTTGTATAGACCTGTTAAGCAGACCAGAGTTGGGGCTTTCCTGGCCTGTGACTATAATAAATAACATCCAGGATAGAAAGTAAATGCATTTttcccaaataaataataattaataatccccAATGCTTTTCATCTGTGCCTTTTAAAGCACTAATAATTTAAGGAAagggactttttattttttatttttattttttttttaatggaaggatAACTTTTCTAGTGAGGGTGATCTTTTAAGAACAGTCAAGTCCATGTGtttgtttgtggtgttttttttttttttggttggttggttggttggtttctaGAAAGTTCAGAAAATATCCACCGAGACACTCGACCGCCACAGACTGCCAAGAAGAATGGGTTGGAAACATCGGACAGCACTGTCAAAACCCAGCTGCAGGTGAGAAAGTGTTGGGTGCTGGGGAGAAACCTTCCCGCCATGACTAGGGCCCTCCTCCCCTAAGAGCTGAAAGGCTGGTATGGTCAGCCCCTGCTTGGAATTCGGCTTACTGTTAATCTAAGGAAGAGTGGAGTCTAGTAGTTAGAGCTGGGGGGCACTGGAAGCCAAGACTTCTAAGTTCTAGCCCCAGCTTTGGGAAGAGAGTGGGGTCTAGGTTTAGACcagagggagctgggagccaggcccCCTGGGTTCTAGCCTCAGCTCTGGgaagagagtggggtctagtggttagagcaggggggctgggagccaaacTCCTGAGTTCTTCTcacacctctgccactgaattcATGCTGTTGGCAAGTCAATTTTCTGTGCCTCGGTCTCCCCTATAAAATGGGGGTGGCAGTAGCCTCGGGAGTAGGGTTGTGGGCCCTCATCGCTGAACCCTAGTTGGGTGTAGGTGTATGGCAGAGGCTCTGGAGATGGGCGCAGCATGGGTGTGTGGTGATGCCCCTTCTGCCAATGTCCATCCGTCTGTCTTTGCCTGTCAGAACAAAAAGGAGAATAACTCGAAACCCTCCGTCCCGCCCCGAGCTGAGAGGAAGAAAACCCCAGAGACCTCTAAGCCGGTGAGCAGCCCCCAAGTCAATGCCCTGATGGCTCGCCTGCCTTTCCTCCTGCCTCGCATCCAGGCCAGCGAGAGACTGATGCCGCCGGGTGCCCAGGCCGTGcgctcctcccctcccatcctgGCGCCCAAGATCACGGCCACACCTATTGGTGGCACAGTCAAGGTGGCTGCCCTGCCGCTGCCGGTGggcactgcctcctccctgcccatcaATCTGGCACCGGGCGTGAATGGGGCGGCGGGTCTGGTCAGCCAGCAAGCGGCAGTGCCGGTGATCAACATGATCCTGCCCAACGTGCCAACCGGCATGGGCATCCCCGTGGCCGAAATTCCAGCCAACCCCAAGATTGCAGCCGGCGGCGGCAGCGAAGGGCACAGCCCCGCCAAGAGCAGTGAGGGGCCAGCTGGCAGCCAGCGGGAGGCACAGGGAGCCAAAGGGGCCAAACGCCCCCCGGAATTGCATGGCGAGGCTTCCAACGTCAAGAGAAAGCGCGGTCGGCCCCGGAAGAGGCTGGAGGAGGCGGAGGCCTGTTTGCTGGATAAATGCAGCAGCACGGAGGAGGCGGGTGCCCCTGAGACTGGAGGAGGGGGTGACGCCAGCCAAGAGGATAGCACATCACGGGGCTCATTCATTTCGGGCAGGAATGGAGGGTCACCCAGCCTGTGTCCCAGAGAACCAGGAGGACTCTGTGTGGGAGGCCCAGACAGCCGGGCTAAGGGAGCGTTGCTCGGTGCTGACCGAGTCACGGGTACCTCCCAGGTGAGCGTCATCCAGGATGGCCGGTTCAGTGATCAGAGTCAGGTGAAAGCTGGCGCCCAGGAGCTGGAGGATGATTTGCAGGTGCAGATGAACCTAGGCGAGGCTGGGCCAGCAGTGGCAGGGGGGGCTTTGGCTTCTGTACCACGATCCCTAGGCTCCCAGGAAGGGAGACCTCACTCCTGCTCTCCCTTGGGAGACACCAAACCGGAGAGCATGGAAAAAAGCCCAGCCTTGCTGCTGCTATCAGCGATTTCTGCCCCCAGTGACTGCGCTCGGCAGTCCGACTCCAGGAGCTCTCCCGATTTGCTTTGTGACGTGTCTGGCTCGGAGGAGTCGTCGCCGGTGGCATCGGGTTTGTGCTCTGCCGGCGCTAGAGAGGACAAAGCCCCTATGCGCCAGCGCAGCCCTGCTTCCCAAAGGCTCCCCAGCCCCCAGTCTGCAGCAGATCGCCCCTGAGCACGCCCTGTGCAGCGCCCCTGCCACAGCAAGCCGAACTCGTTGTCTGCCCACGTCCAGGTTCGCAGCCAGGAGTTGGCGCTCTGCCACAACCGGATGCCTCGTGGGGAAGATTTAAAAATGATATTCATTTGCTAACTGCCTCCATCCCTTCCCAAGGCTGCAGAGTAACACCCCTCCTCCttattccctccccctctcccgccGTTGCCATGCAATTAAATAAAGCCAATCATTGCCGCACACGGTTTGTTTGTGATTGGCAGCCGTCACCTTTTGTCTGGCCCAGCAATTCGGTTTTGCTGCATTGGGAGGCCAGGCCAATGCATCATCACTCCTGCCCTCTCCATGAGGAAAGGGCTGCTGCTCCCAGGTGTGGAAAAGATCTGGCTAGAGAGTAGGAAGCCCTCAGGTGAAGAAATGACTTGGGTGGCATCTCACCACCTCAGCTACCAAGGGCATCTACACTGTTCACTGTGCCCAGGCTCTGACTCGGGTTtgagccccagcccccttctgTCCACACCAAACCAGTGACTTGGGTCAGCGAGCACTCAGGACCCTGCTGGGAGGTGGGTCAGAGTCTAAGTCCTGCTGGGagttgggtccaagccctgtcattttgcagtgggGCTGCAGCTTGAGTTGCAGACCTACGTCAGAAGATCAGTGCAGTGCAGTACAGACACGTTAGCATGGCTGAGAGCTGGGTCCAACCATTGTAAACCCTGCTGTGCAGTGTGGCGGCTCAAACGCAGCctgagtccacaagcccaggtcccacagacccaggttAACCGTGCAGTGCAGAGATAACCCAAGAGATCATGTTCACGATGCCCTCTGCAGACCGCGCTACTCTTGGATACTGGACAGCACGGCTGGTTTCAGGCCACTGGTGTAACTGCCCCAAAGCAAACCACTGGAGTTAATGCCATTCACCCTGACGCAGCATCACTTGCACTGCTGCAGTTACACTAGGGCTGAAATCAGAGGCCTTTGGGGCACACCGCCAGTCTTGCATCTAGAGGGAgtttttgctgctgctcctctcctATGTAGGGCTGCTTGCCCTAGCTCGTAGGTGCTAAGCACCCTGCAAAATGGACGCTAGTGTTCTCGCTGATCCCAGATTTGATTTTAAAGCTAAAACTTTTGGTGACTTCTTGTTGTTGTGATGTGTGTCTCCTTTAATTTGTCTCTTTGGTCTGTGTTTTGATCTGCCCACGAGCATTGCTAACCTAACCGATGAGCTGGATGCATGAAATTTTCTGGCCTGTGCCCCTTCTTGCCCTGGAAACTGTGAATTTAAGCCACCATGGGACTAGGGATTAAAGGCCTCTGTTTGAGAGAGGTGGCCTTTACAAAACTGGGTTCTCGTGCTGCTATCAGGGGTATAAGGGATTCCAAAGTGAAGTCAGTGTGACCATCTAAACTGGATAACACAGGCCCCAAAATTAATTCCCAGAGAAGGTCTGCTCGACacacagccaatcttgatttaaaagaagtcagtgatggagaatcccccacaacCCTTGGTTGTGCAGAACAAGAGCGTAGAGAAAGCATCTCTTGTTTTTTCAATCCTGGAAACAATCAGGAATGTCAAATCCAGTCTGCCCAGGTTTTGCTGGGTGTTTCCGAGGAGGTTTCAACCTTAAGTGAAAGACCTGGGATGTTGGCTCTTTAACAAAGATGTCGTGTTTCCAAACTATTAGTTAGTCAATGGAGTTAAATAGGCCTCACCCCTTAAAAAAAACTGATTATACCCCCATCCCCTCTCACTAGCTCAGTGTTCGCTCTCCTGATATCCCTGTTTCACTGACTTTTGTGCCCACCCAGGCCCTGTCTACATTAGCATTTTGTTGATCTCCTAGCGTTGCCCTCATACTGATGCAGCTTCCCCAGCTGCATAGAACAGGAAGCGCTAGTACAGATGAACAGCTGGCATTTCCACTACTAGCCGGCTCGGCCAGCGCTCATAGCTAACAGCGGGAATAAGGAGGAACCTCTTGGATTCTCTTTGTCTGATATACCCTCCCCAGGTGTCTCATTGCTCCACAGGAGATTTaagtcaggggctggctgagcaGTCGCTCTCCAAATGCATTAGACAGCCTCTAGCATTGCCATGCAGGGGGGTGCTTGGTATATGGTGCCCCGGACTTGCCGCAAGCCCCAGTATGGGGGTTACACCAAACCAGTGCCAGGGACATTTAGTCTGCATCATGAATAAAGTCCTCCATACTGTCCTGCGTGGGGGGGACTGGAAACTGTTTTTCCAGCATTTGCCCAGGCAGGAGAGCGGAGTAGCGGTGAGTAGGCTCCCCCTGTGGATCTGAGAACCAATGCTTATGGACAGCAGGGAGCCCAGGATCTGGCAGATGGAGTGACTTTCTTCCTCTTGTATGGAGTTTTCCCCTCTGTCTCACCACTCATCTCTGGGTAGAGTCTCAGACTATTGATCGGAACAGAGGCTTCCTTACTAACTTCCTCTGGACACTAGCAAGCTAAAGAATCCAGTTAGTTATCACAGGGAGTAACCAGCACAACCTGCTGTTGTCTCAGAGTCTGGCTACACATGAAAGTGAATTAGGATTAAAGTAGGGTGTGACTTTAAAACGGATTAACTATTTCTGATTAAtgctctgtgtggacactcttattccagaataactccccatgtagacaagccctcagaagtCAGTACTGCACTTTGCTTCCATTCTCCCTTCCTGCCAGCAAATGATAAAAGTCACAGCTGTAGTATGATTTATTAGGTGAATTATGGGAGCACCTGGTCCCCAGTCACCCGtggtgctagatgctgtacaaatacaggcGAAAAAGacagccccaaagagtttataagcTTTTGCTCTTTAAGGGTTTATAATCTGCTTTCTCTGAGATGGATTTATAGGTGAATTGGAAAATTTCCTGCACATATGCCAGACCCTGGCtcagtttgtttggttttatttgcattttaaaaaaaaaatttttttaaacgtATCTTAGAAGCTCATTTTCTGTGGGGCCCAGGTGGGTCAGAGGCTTGGGAATCCTTACAGCAGCACCAGGTCCAGCCTGCATGGTGTGTTTATGTGGCCcacatggccacatttgcagcatctCCACTTTTATTTTAAGGAGAAAAGGTGGGAGTGCACCCCTTGCGGAGTGTGTCAGTAACAATCCAGACTTGAAGCGAGTGTAGCTGATTCTGCCCGCCCTGCCCGTGGCTGCCTGAAGCTGCAGCCAGCCTGAGCTCGGAGAGGTGTGAACTTCCCCACCTGCCATGAATCCCCCTGGGGTTATTGATACTAAAGCCGAGGGACtctttaaatgtcagcattaactatttcattgTCGCAGTGCGACAAGGACGGGACTGGATGTGAATCccacagggaggggaagatgaTGGTGGGGCTTCAAGAGCACGTTTTCCGACTGATGCCGACTTCATTATAACAGCTCAAAGTTCTGGTCCTCCATGACAGACAGGTTCCAACCTCGATCTTAGGGCCCAGGCAGCAGctgtgggtggaggagaggaTGTGCTCCTAAATTTATACCCCCCGGCCCATGGACTTTAATTAAACAGTGCAGTTCCTCTCTGTGCAGAATGAGCTTTGCAATGGAGCTGAAACACAGGGCTCAATACTGCCAGTCCCCAGCAGAGGGCCCCTGCATCTGCCAGGCTGGGGCACCCAGCGTGGGAACAGGAGCCACCCCGGCCCCTTAAGGGCTGGTGAGGCCGAAGCGTAGCTgctttgggagggtggggagcaAACTGACTCTTCCTCCCCGGGTGAAAACCGTAAGCCGTGTGAGCACCTGGTCTCTGGCTGTGTGACCGGGGGGAGGGAGTTTTCAGGGGGCTGATAGCCCAGGTTAGAGCAACATGTGGGGTAGGTGGGTGCTGTTTGagcgccccctctccacccccccaaaaaaacccttgtGCACGGCTCGGTTAATGCAGCTTAGTCCTGACCTCCAAATCCCGTGCGCTTCCCGGCCAGTTCTCCCCACACAGCTTTGCTGGTGCCACACtatcccagcctgcagcccctgtTACCGCAGCCTtgggctacacacacacacactcccctgtgtctgctgatgcccctcagtcctgatccaCAGCCCTTCCCCACCATTCCAGCCCTCGATTACCTGCCCCCAATCAACAGCCCTGgcaatgcccctcagtcccaaaCCCAACTCCCTACTATTTCAGTCCTGTGCTACCCAGACACAGCCCTACCAATGCCTCTCAGGCCTGATCCACAGCTCTCCTCCTCACAGGGAATGAGTGGATCTAGGGGTTAGAGCTGGTGTCTGGCAGTCAGGATTTTGGGGCCCTGGTCCCAGGTCTaacactgacctgctgggtgaccttggcacCAGTCACTCAGCCtcctcgtgcctcagtttcttcaaagGCCCAACGTGGATGATCTTCCCCTGGACTTTGCAAACACTAATTACTCACGAGGAGGGTCAGGAGCCTTGTTGCTGAGCCAGGCAAAGGGAGGCCCAGAGCTGTATTGGCCCAAGCCAGCCCACACCCAGGTGGGCTGAGCCCTCGGCCAAAGCCAGCCCAGGTGGGCTGAGTGACTTGAAGAACCTGGCTGACTTTGCCATGTCCACACAGGCAGCTCGATCTGCTCTTTTGGTTCTTCCAGTCGGGTGTTGGATTGTGCCAAAGGAATTTGCTTGGCTCAGGTGCAGGGAGAGCGCTTGGGTTGAGGAGGGGAATGTTGGTCATTGACCAGAGAAGCCCCCAAACCAGCTCTGGGATGGATCCATCACCACAGCCAGGCCCCATGCTCTCCCTGGTGTTAGAACAGCAGATCTGAACAGGTGACTGGCTACGATACAACGGGCTCCTCTGACCCTCCTGCGAGGAACGAGGTGCTGGtgaatgtgcacacacacacgtttcCTTATCAGGGTTTCACCCTTCATTCACAGACTGTAGCTCACACTTTTGCGTTCCCGCCTATTCACCCACCGAGATGCATCACgcccacccagccccacacacccacaccaacACAGAAGGTTTTGAATGAACAATTCTGAGCAGAGGAAACGGGCTCTGCCGGAGGCTGCATTGCTTCCAGTCCCCAGACTGTTCACGAGTGGAACATCAGGAAGATGCCAGGGAAGCACCAGCCGCCATCAGGGCTCCATtgcgccaggcgctgcacagccACCGAGTGAGAGACAGCCCTGGCCTTGGCGAGCTCACAGTCTGTATAGAgacaggatgggaggggaaactgaggcacagagtggggaaaggacttgcccaaggtcacccagcaggtccatagcagagccaggaatagaacccaggtgtcctgagtccagTCCAAGGCCCATTCCATTCTATGTAGGGTCTTACTCTGCCCTCATCACCGTCCTGGCTGGGTACCATCCAGTCGTGTATTAAGTCAGGTGACCAAGAGCGGTCAGGCGTGATCCATTATTTTCGCTCATcctctcataagaacataagaatggccatagtgggtcagaccaaaggtccatctagcccagtatcctgtcttctgacagtggccagtgcgaggtgcccctgagggaatgaataaaacaggcaatcctcaagtgatccatcccctgtcgaccattcccagctcctggcaaacaggataaggacactatccctgcccatcctggctatgaacttacctagttcttttttcaatCCTCTCCCAACTCCCCTGTCCTCCCTGCATCTCCTATCAGCTGATTTATCCCACTGGGTGTCCGAGATCCATTCTACCCATTCCCCCTTGCTCCCTTTAACCTGGACCATCCCCAAATAACCGCCCCCTCCTTGGTTTTCTCCCCTCTCCATcctgatccctttctgcagtcagGACTGcccaagagtgtgtgtgtgtgggggggcaacaTGGACAGTTTGCCCAAGTCCCCCGTTTGAGAGGGCCCCAAACCTGCAGAAATTGAGTGAGTGACACACAGTGAGCTGGTGCACGGTgttgcagtgctgctcaggtttggtcTGGCTGCCCCTctctggggagctgggcccagccctgtgggacaggagtccTTGCTGCCGGGTGCGTGTGGGACGAGTGCCTCAGTTTCAGGTTTTGCCCTGGGCCCCTAAAAACCCCTGTGTGCCCTGCCTGCAACTTAGCCCTGTGGCTTTCCCAAatgcctggggggaaggggagggcacaGATCCAGCCAAGGAGATGCTTCCCCAAAgcagctgagtgtgtgtgtggggaaggttGATTTGCCTCCCTGGTGTTATTTACAGGCAGATTGGTGTgtaaaggggatgggggggaaggggccgcTGTGGGGCATGGGAGGTTGGTAATTGTAGGTGCTTTACTCTCCTGCCCCGCCCCGTGGGGGTGATCCACCGTGGGAGGTGAATCAGTGTTTCCCCAGTGAGTCAGGTAGATTAGCAAAGTCCTTGGAGAGACCCGCCTTCTCTGATGGAACTCTCCCGGGAAGGAAGGTGGCTCTCCGACACCAGAAACCCCTCCTAAGGGCAGCCCGGGAGGACTCTCTCCGGCTCAGAGGCTGATCCCCTGCATCAGGCTAGGGATGTGGAGGGAACCTGAGGGGCTGGAGTGAGATGCTGCTCCTGGGCTCCCAATTCTGCTGTGAATGGCACACATCAAccactgctctgctgctggaCAGTCCAGGTAGACCCACCTGTCATCCTTCTGGATGGTCCGGTACGTCCAGGTAGAACCCACCTGTCGTGCTGCTGGATGGTCAGGCAACGGGgtttaatttgtaataaaagagGTGCCGGGccccaagcaatttttttactttcataacttaTGtggcaggcccagaggtgccaggtctCTGATCTGCCTGGCCCAGAGGCgccggggctctgacctgccTGGCCCagaggtgtcagggctctgacctgcccggcccagaggtgccggggctctgaactgcccggcccagaggtgccgggactctgaactgccaggcccagaggtgccggggctctgaactgccaggcccagaggtgccggggctctgacccgcccggcccagaggtgccggggctctgaactgcccggcccagaggtgccggggctctgacctgcccggcccagaggtgccgggactctgaactgccaggcccagaggtgccggggctctgaactgcccggcccagaggtgccggggctctgacctgcccggcccagaggtgccgggactctgaactgccaggcccagaggtgccggggctctgaactgcccggcccagaggtgccggggctctgaactgccaggcccagaggtgccgggactctgaactgccaggcccagaggtgccggggctctgaactgccaggcccagaggtgccgggactCTGACccgccaggcccagaggtgccgggactCTGACCCGCccggcccagaggtgccggggctctgaactgcccggcccagaggtgccggggctctgacctgcccggcccagaggtgccggggctctgaactgccaggcccagaggtgccggggctctgaactgcccagcccagaggtgccggggctctgacctgcccggcccagaggtgccgggactCTGACCTGCccggcccagaggtgccggggctctgaactgcccggcccagaggtgccgggctcTGAACTGCccggcccagaggtgccgggactatgaactgccaggcccagaggtgccggggctctgaactgcccggcccagaggtgccggacactgaactgcca from Dermochelys coriacea isolate rDerCor1 chromosome 24, rDerCor1.pri.v4, whole genome shotgun sequence encodes the following:
- the RFX5 gene encoding DNA-binding protein RFX5 isoform X1, with the protein product MADDKAGLKVSKKGSSQSGNSRGDATEPSTLLQKLKSTISKSVQNKVDSILQDVQKFSDNDKLYLYLQLPSGPSSGEKSSLDLSSLSTAEHMHACNWIRNHLEEHMDTCLPKQDVYDTYKRYCDNLCCHPLSAANFGKIIREIFPNIKARRLGGRGQSKYCYSGIRRKTVVSMPPLPSLDLKVSDTSELTDLVQSYHDELVDAACALTCHWAEKILKRSFNNIVEVAQFLIQQHLISSRSDRADLVMAMVVSESSENIHRDTRPPQTAKKNGLETSDSTVKTQLQNKKENNSKPSVPPRAERKKTPETSKPVSSPQVNALMARLPFLLPRIQASERLMPPGAQAVRSSPPILAPKITATPIGGTVKVAALPLPVGTASSLPINLAPGVNGAAGLVSQQAAVPVINMILPNVPTGMGIPVAEIPANPKIAAGGGSEGHSPAKSSEGPAGSQREAQGAKGAKRPPELHGEASNVKRKRGRPRKRLEEAEACLLDKCSSTEEAGAPETGGGGDASQEDSTSRGSFISGRNGGSPSLCPREPGGLCVGGPDSRAKGALLGADRVTGTSQVSVIQDGRFSDQSQVKAGAQELEDDLQVQMNLGEAGPAVAGGALASVPRSLGSQEGRPHSCSPLGDTKPESMEKSPALLLLSAISAPSDCARQSDSRSSPDLLCDVSGSEESSPVASGLCSAGAREDKAPMRQRSPASQRLPSPQSAADRP
- the RFX5 gene encoding DNA-binding protein RFX5 isoform X2 — translated: MCRNFQTTINSTCTYSCHPVRVLGKKSSLDLSSLSTAEHMHACNWIRNHLEEHMDTCLPKQDVYDTYKRYCDNLCCHPLSAANFGKIIREIFPNIKARRLGGRGQSKYCYSGIRRKTVVSMPPLPSLDLKVSDTSELTDLVQSYHDELVDAACALTCHWAEKILKRSFNNIVEVAQFLIQQHLISSRSDRADLVMAMVVSESSENIHRDTRPPQTAKKNGLETSDSTVKTQLQNKKENNSKPSVPPRAERKKTPETSKPVSSPQVNALMARLPFLLPRIQASERLMPPGAQAVRSSPPILAPKITATPIGGTVKVAALPLPVGTASSLPINLAPGVNGAAGLVSQQAAVPVINMILPNVPTGMGIPVAEIPANPKIAAGGGSEGHSPAKSSEGPAGSQREAQGAKGAKRPPELHGEASNVKRKRGRPRKRLEEAEACLLDKCSSTEEAGAPETGGGGDASQEDSTSRGSFISGRNGGSPSLCPREPGGLCVGGPDSRAKGALLGADRVTGTSQVSVIQDGRFSDQSQVKAGAQELEDDLQVQMNLGEAGPAVAGGALASVPRSLGSQEGRPHSCSPLGDTKPESMEKSPALLLLSAISAPSDCARQSDSRSSPDLLCDVSGSEESSPVASGLCSAGAREDKAPMRQRSPASQRLPSPQSAADRP